From one Dermacentor silvarum isolate Dsil-2018 chromosome 3, BIME_Dsil_1.4, whole genome shotgun sequence genomic stretch:
- the LOC119446395 gene encoding nematocyst expressed protein 3-like encodes MKVLVVVVIIQAICASVVSSFSFSGTSDCPAQGVPGVTLKVPDPNDCSAYSLCLPLFGLKLNCPEGEHFSAAAGKCLSAANAGCDPAAAAAVAQPQVAPEPAAPVAPAPAPVAAAPAPAAPAPAALAF; translated from the exons ATGAAGGTCCTGGTCGTCGTCGTGATCATTCAGGCCATCTGCGCCTCAGTCGTGTCGTCCTTCAGCTTTTCGGGGACCAGCGACTGCCCGGCGCAGGGAGTGCCCGGCGTGACGCTCAAGGTTCCCGACCCGAACGACTGCTCCGCGTACTCGCTGTGCCTGCCGCTGTTCGGGTTGAAGCTCAACTGTCCCGAGGGTGAACACTTCAGCGCCGCCGCTGGCAAGTGCCTGTCAGCCGCTAACGCCGGATGTGACCCCG ccgctgccgcagCAGTTGCCCAACCGCAAGTTGCTCCGGAGCCTGCAGCCCCAGTAGCCCCAGCACCCGCTCCTGTTGCAGCGGCGCCAGCTCCGGCAGCGCCCGCGCCTGCTGCACTTGCCTTCTAA
- the LOC125939732 gene encoding uncharacterized protein LOC125939732, with the protein MDKDDKTSELSKSRRSGSRRKSRRDSRHKAADEAEHTDTEHTQDRTSDKSKQTLDRTLDHSRHARHGTRKVKRTEERPHEEAGATVHKPVPGTSVTSAPRPPVKVAPTKADAPEEPPSKIGPIVAQDNVRAAPSKPVPQQDVALEMRHIAATQPSEKGDLWSLAALFLSVTFAVVIVFFAVQSNLKRDLCTTASCVSFAKLLDASVNGSMNPCDSFGRYVCDGWRSTHSVSVRESVFRTAIEATVASVAGVTIPDTHQNADEQTAALFRSCYQSLIKADAGPATDEVTLVRAYLAEAGVVWPWIPSRPDVLETSLFLAFELGWPAILDFKVRGSSASSSTVIVEPSVGFTRLIPLTESRTTSEAERKRYFDALVRHYGDGRRRERHLQRRPGRRAPHEEAAEGRPGVAKLDHAGNQCLVPGRESVGHCAG; encoded by the exons ATGGACAAGGACGATAAGACCTCCGAGTTGTCCAAGTCGCGTAGGAGCGGTAGCCGCAGGAAGTCCCGCCGCGACTCGCGCCACAAGGCCGCCGATGAGGCCGAGCACACTGACACGGAGCACACCCAGGACAGGACGTCGGATAAGTCTAAGCAGACCCTGGACCGGACGCTGGACCACTCTAGGCATGCTCGACACGGGACGCGAAAGGTCAAGCGGACTGAGGAGAGACCGCACGAGGAG GCAGGAGCGACCGTCCATAAACCAGTCCCAGGAACATCCGTGACGTCAGCACCAAGGCCTCCCGTCAAGGTAGCTCCAACAAAAGCAGATGCACCCGAAGAGCCACCATCGAAAATCGGACCGATCGTCGCCCAAGACAATGTCAGAGCCGCGCCAAGCAAGCCTGTG CCGCAACAGGATGTCGCCCTAGAAATGCGGCACATCGCCGCCACGCAACCGTCCGAGAAGGGCGACCTGTGGTCCCTGGCCGCGCTCTTCCTCTCCGTCACATttgccgtcgtcatcgtgttcTTCGCCGTCCAGTCGAACCTCAAGCGTGATCTGTGCACCACGGCGTCTTGCGTTTCGTTCGCCAAGCTGCTCGACGCGTCCGTCAATGGTTCCATGAACCCGTGCGACAGCTTCGGCCGCTACGTGTGCGACGGATGGCGCAGCACGCACTCGGTCTCGGTGCGCGAGTCGGTCTTCCGCACGGCTATCGAGGCCACTGTCGCGTCGGTAGCCGGTGTCACCATCCCAGACACGCACCAGAACGCGGACGAGCAGACGGCGGCCCTGTTCCGGTCCTGCTACCAGTCCCTCATCAAGGCAGACGCCGGGCCGGCCACCGACGAGGTCACGCTAGTCAGGGCGTACCTCGCCGAGGCCGGCGTCGTGTGGCCCTGGATTCCATCGCGGCCGGACGTGCTGGAGACGAGCCTGTTCCTCGCCTTCGAGCTGGGGTGGCCTGCGATCCTTGACTTCAAGGTCAGGGGCTCCTCGGCGAGTTCAAGCACCGTGATCGTCGAGCCTTCGGTGGGGTTCACGCGACTGATCCCACTGACCGAGTCGCGAACGACGAGCGAGGCGGAGCGGAAGAGGTACTTCGACGCTCTCGTCCGGCACTACGGGGACGGCAGGCGTCGGGAACGTCACCTACAGCGACGTCCAGGACGCCGAGCTCCTCATGAAGAAGCGGCTGAGGGACGCCCTGGCGTTGCGAAACTGGACCACGCTGGAAACCAATGCCTTGTACCCGGGCGTGAGAGCGTGGGCCACTGCGCTGGCTAG
- the LOC119445112 gene encoding neprilysin-1, producing MHLYISWCAVQYASIFTSRDALLVAAGGTRLPSWTSSPSICLMFTYGVVGDAIFAPYTAHVLKSGVRSDVAKLVFSVRKAFTERFENDSVFSGDTTMLTEWASVGGVFEAFDYRIKRDLRAPFLGYPDMTSSFVRNWRNASRMRYMTDTNVDVLRTIDAILNSELYMVKKSAQDFVLLPFALTSPMYDAETSIAIKYGTLGALLARASAEIALDYYGRQAATKDRLDESRECFAKDARTMSIAPRANVMLEAVTVEALLDAFQADIDQKRQDRQGLAGYSAVETFFLSWCLMKCAAPPNERNADVDPCSAPLRHVRRFSDTFGCPSETSLNPVHKCRVF from the coding sequence ATGCACTTGTACATCTCCTGGTGCGCCGTGCAGTATGCCTCGATTTTCACCAGTCGGGACGCGCTGCTTGTTGCCGCAGGCGGGACCCGCCTACCGAGCTGGACTTCTTCGCCGTCCATCTGTCTCATGTTCACTTACGGCGTGGTGGGAGACGCCATATTCGCGCCCTACACCGCCCACGTCCTCAAGTCCGGCGTGCGCTCGGACGTGGCCAAGCTGGTGTTCTCCGTGCGCAAAGCATTCACGGAGCGCTTCGAAAACGACTCGGTGTTCTCCGGTGACACGACCATGCTCACCGAGTGGGCCTCCGTCGGGGGCGTGTTCGAAGCATTCGACTACCGGATAAAGCGCGACCTGCGCGCTCCGTTCCTGGGCTATCCGGACATGACGTCGTCGTTCGTGCGCAACTGGAGGAACGCGTCGCGGATGCGCTATATGACGGACACCAACGTCGACGTCTTGCGCACGATCGACGCCATCCTGAACAGCGAACTGTACATGGTCAAGAAGAGCGCGCAGGACTTCGTGCTGCTGCCCTTCGCGCTGAcgtccccgatgtacgacgccgagACGTCCATCGCGATCAAGTACGGCACACTGGGCGCGCTGCTGGCGCGCGCGTCGGCCGAGATAGCCCTGGACTACTACGGCAGGCAGGCGGCGACCAAGGATCGTCTGGACGAGTCTCGAGAATGCTTTGCCAAAGACGCCCGGACGATGTCGATCGCGCCGCGGGCCAACGTCATGTTGGAGGCGGTCACCGTCGAGGCCCTACTGGACGCTTTCCAGGCGGACATTGATCAGAAGCGTCAGGATCGCCAGGGCCTCGCCGGTTACTCGGCAGTGGAGACCTTCTTCCTCTCCTGGTGCCTCATGAAGTGTGCCGCGCCTCCCAACGAGCGCAACGCGGACGTGGATCCTTGCTCCGCGCCTCTGCGACACGTTCGAAGGTTCTCGGATACCTTCGGCTGCCCGTCGGAGACGTCGCTAAACCCCGTGCACAAGTGCCGGGTTTTCTAA